The genomic interval TCTTcagataaaacaaatacaatctGTGTAGTTTTATGGTCACTTTCATGAGCCAGCTGGCAGGTTTACATTGTGAATCATTAAGTCGTCTCCGTCAGACGTTTGgttcattgtttgtgtttgctgtgatCTTCTGTTGTTGATGCGAGATGTGAGAGTTGCTTTCGGAGTTCACGTCTACAGCCCCTGAAGAAACCTGCAACAAAAcgcattaaaacatttaagtgAAACCTGCACTCAATTTAAATGTGTGGAACCAAGTATTTAATTCACCCAAAAGAAATGTATCAAAGTCAGCAGTGCATCACGACTTGAAACCTCAAAAGGCTCCTGTCTGATATGGTTTTATCCTTTATTTGCCAGGTAAAGTGTTAACTTGACTGGCGCGTTTCAATGTTCTGCGTGCAGAAGAAGAGGCACTCACCTCAGCCTGCACTTGTTGAAAAAAatgcctctcctctctgggtACTCTCTCCTCCAGGGACCATTATCTGTGAGAGCACACATAACAAGATATTCCCATGAAGATATATGTTCTGTGTGATGGGCACCAGCGAAAATGTTCAGTCTGAATGCCAACAGGGCTGTTGAGAATATTTGACTTGTGTCAGTTGCAACACTCACCGGGCTCTGAGTCTCTCCTCCCCATGAGACCAACAAAAATGTCGTTCATTTCCCCTGATGACAAGAACAGGAAACCTTTTAAATcgtgtgtttttataatgatgtcaaattaagaaagaaataaagcagCCACTTCATGTCATTTCTAAATCGCAGAGGTCTTACTTTTTTGCGGTGGCTGTACAGGATCTGCATCTGATGGACAAGAAATGAAATCAAAGGAGGGACACAACAGCTTTGTGAAACAGAAGTTAAAGGAGCATTTCGGAGATAAGAACCCAGATGATCAAATATAATAATGAGCCAGAATTAACTCCACACTGTATATTaccattttttgtttcttcagtttattatcattaacattaATGCTTgtaatattatcatcattagtACAACGAACTCATGAATGTATTCAGTGTACAACGTTCGTCATTCGGAAGAAGACTCACCCGCATTTCTTCTGCCCATCAGACCCACAAAGCTGTCATAATCCAAATCGCTGTACCTCTTCAGAATGGTCCGCTTGAGGGTGTCCAAACCTGTGCTCTGCTGCAGCTTTGagaagcaaaaaataaaataaaaatcagtttcTGTTAAAAGCAGGCAAGGTCGGAATGTCAGCTTGCTCATTAGGCGCCAGGAAACCTACATCTGAAGCTGATCTGCGCGATCCTGGCTCCTCGCATCTGGACTGGCTGTATCGAAGTTTCATGATGAGGAACAAGGTCACCAGCATCAAATGTGTCCTCATTTTCCAGCACCACCTGTGGGTGATAGTTACAAGTATTCTGCTTTATGAGGGTTGGCAAAACATCGATGAATATTGccctttgttatttatttatttttttaaacgaGGAATAATTTGTGCTCAATGCGCAAAAGCCGCTGCGTAATTGGCGCGTAAAAGCGCGCGGTGTAAGGTTTACAAAAACATACTTTGTAAGACTTATTTTTAATGTGATTATGTAACTACTGTCTTGACTCTAATGCAAGGATCCAataaagatagaaaaaaaaaccccgaaTATAATTTCACAGTCCCCGAATGTTTCCTCTCCAAAAAGTCATGGTAAACCTGAAATTCCCTCCCTCCTAACATGAACAAACAACTGCTGAAAATAGAATGCAGATTGAACATTTCACTTAAACATTTacggtttgtttttttcttcctttaccTGTTTTCTGTCGTGCAGATAACGTGGTCAAAGAGTCAGCAGCGTGCCCTGGTGCAGAGTAAAGTGGGAGCGGATAGATCCTGCAGTGAGATCCGGTCAGGATAAATGAAGCGTCCACgctttggggtaataaataatAGCTGGATACCTGCGTAAAGCCAATCAGCAACCGAGGCGTAGGTGGGGTATCGGGTCTTATATCACGTTGTGCTGAATGCTGCGTAGCCTACTCAGTGATGGTGATGAGCTGTTGCCCCTCCAccaaacacgcacgcacactcatcatcatcatcaccttaaaaaaaaaagaaaaaaagaaaaagacgtCACGAGCACATAGGTTCGTGAACTCAAGCCCATCCCTGAACATATTTGGGAGTTTTCTTGAGAGAGTTGGCTCtggaggaaacaaacaaaacatttttttcacgagctatatttctattttatttgttttttattgtttgttttgttgttgctgacTGATAAGTGCAGCAGTGTCATTTATCCATCACTCCTGCTCACATGTTCCTCTAGGTGCCTTTCCACTCCATTGACTGCTCGACATGATCACTGTCAACATGCTAATCTTTTTAGGAAGTAATTATAAAGATAACAGCTGCCTCTGCATGTCACTCTAGAAGACTGTGATTTATGTGACTAGATAGGTtaaacagctgtgtgtttctAATTGACTGCCCAACAGGCTGCACATTTATACACAAAATGTGGCatgaaaacaaatctacctctgggcaggttttttttttcttttttgttggtTAATGGAATGGCGGTGTTAATTCCTACCACGCtttatgaatttaaatgaagatcacattacatttttgaCAGTATTCATGAGcacattttaaaggggcactatgtcaCTTTGGAgaatcattttaatatttatcatattaatgaggtaataatacaaaatcacaactgaataaacaagctgttctcagaggataTTAAGGCCCCCAGAGCGGACCGGAGAGGTGGCAGGGtacgccaaatataaacaacgTATAACAGTGTGAAATGTGtagtcctttaaggtcagtttgtttattcagtttattaaaaaacggaacaatttagtttttttaggcataaaaaaaatctgcctgaGACAATTTCTTCTAcagaactacatagtgcacctttaacgcCCAGTGTTTTTGTTGCGCACACAGTTGAATTCCGCGCTATTAGCTGAGAATCCAAATCAAAAAAGTGAATATTATCAGTGCAGCCATTGATCTGACTCAAATCCagacatgtgtttgtgtggacagaCACGTCCTCATACCAGTTGTGACACAACAAGCAACATGTGATTCAGACAGTCACTTTCCATGGCTGCTATGCTCTCTCTTAAACTGCTCTGACAGGTGCTGAGATGAAATGTCTGTCTTGTAACTTATATAAGCACAGATTGTGTGACAGCTGTAAGCAGTAATACATGCTTTAGTTGCTCTGTTATTGTAGTGAAGACACTTTTAACAATTGCTATTAATTCAGCTCCAAATTAATGTCGTAACACCTCAGTATTAATGGAAGATctttattaaaatgtcttttcgCTACACCATAAGCAGCTGAAAACGACTCATAATTAGTGCACATAGACCTATCATTTTTTCTTGCAATTACACAAGCAATTACACTTGTGTTGGCGTTTGTGCGCGCATTCGGAATGCAAACAAGCATTAATTTTTCAGCAAAGGAAAGTTTGAGATCATAGCTTTGAAAAGAGGCATGCAGTGGTAGCTGCTGCAGAGATCAGTGGCTGTGGTCCTCGGGGACTGAGGCCTCATATAGGCGACACTAACAACAAAGCACCGGGCAAATAGTGCGTTTCACAAAAGGTTaacactgctgtgtttttagTAATGATTTCCCATTTCCATATTTGTCCTCTTCACGTAGTAGCGCGGGGGTGAGGAGAGGGGATCGCAGCAGTGCAGGGGTCGGGGATGGGAGATCTGACAGAAGTGGGGGAAGTCATTAGTTGAATTTTTACATTATTGATGAGGGTTTCTTTTATCCCCCTTGGTAATCAAAGCGACCCGGTTTGTGGAATAACAGAGAGCACAGAGAAGGAGTGCTAGGGGCTGTTTATCCACAACATGCAAAGGCAGGACAAGTTTCTCATCCAACCGAAAGGCTAATGGTTATTAGGTTCCCATGTGCTGCAGTGCTGGATGGACTTCCAGCTATACATCACATGAACGTGGTCACATGCACCCTCCGCTCTATTGCATTCAGACGTCAATTATTCCCGGTACCTGactcaatgaaaaaaaaatgcgttCTTGTGATGTATGAGCTCTGATCAGAGCGGCAGACAGCTGTGAAGGTGATTGGACGGTCTCTCGTCCTGACAGGTCAGCGGGATGTTCACGGTTGGTTCACTAACAGCAGGTAGCACACGGTGGCAATAAGTAGACTAGAATGAGAGAAGACACACATAATAAGACACAGTTCAGCCCAGtgttaaagggacactgtgtagctgtggaaaaaaaatatatttaaacttAACTTTAATCTtatctttaatattttttccataataaacaagctgtacTCAGAGTTAagtaaggtccccagaacagtgtttgtagcaagaaaggtggcagggtccgccacatgtaaacaaagtaaaacaatatgaaggtgtgttgtcttttatggtcagtttgtttatccagtCATGAAATCAGAGGgagtttgtttatgttgtttgttcaggcataaagaaatcagtcaatgaagatcgttctcttctgattaaaatgtctttcctAAAAGGATCTTTGAGTGAACctttaagatttatattatctATGCATGAAAAACACGATCAGGCAGTTTGCTTCTGGAAAATGTTGTATGGCTTCGTTCTTCTCTGATTCCGATATTCTTCAGCAAATGTGTAAAAAGTGAGCTGTCTGAATTTCAGCatcttttaaaatataaaatatcaactGGTTTCAACAATAATGTCTCATAATGTCACACATATGATCCTCTCTTTATGCACctgcatattatattaacaggCTGAATAGATTGCGATAACCTTGCTGCGGAACACACATAAAGAGGGATATACAGAATATTCTGAAAAGACTAAAAAAGACTCGCTCACACGACCGTAGAAGGCATAAAAAATGACTATACAAGCCCGCAACTACAGCATGGCAGTTCATTTTGTTTGGAGGCCCACGTCAGGACTTGGAAATAACAGATTCATTACTGTGTGAAGTTGTGTTGTTGAGGGGAGCAGCAGATAGAGCCTGGAGTGCAGTCACACTGTTATTCTCCCCCCTGTCTCTAATGGAGCTGCCAATCATCCATTCGTGCGGGCTTTCATGGCCTAAGAGGAAGAAGATAAAGTAAGTTCCGCCCTGGAGTTGAGAGGGGACAGTGACGTGACAAAGCCCTTATATGGGAGAGGTGTtatgaaagagggagagagagggagatgtcaAGGATGAGACGTGCGAGAAATTGCGGGGTGTAGATTGAactatatttgtatatatacatgCCAGGGTTGGACGCACAGCTTGGTAAATCTCTAGGCCAATAAGTCCAAAGGGGATTCTGCATGTGTGAACACAGTAATAGGAAAAACAGTCCTTCACACACTCAGTGGACGTCCCTGCTGTTCGCTCTTGCTCGTGGCGACGTGGAGACTAAAATAAGAGGATCTAGATGATTCCAGGCCTCTCCACGGTGGAACGCAAGACCCACCTGTCAATAATTGAGTTAATGGGCTCTAATCCAATGAAGGGACTTTAACTTGGAGTCTGCTTTATACTTCTCCTCGGGGCGTGTAAAATGACTTTGATGGATgcgttttttttattccacccACTCCTCCCTGATCCCTGACATTGCGAGGTCCTGACGCGTCACTTCCATCTAAATGTTAATTTGAAGGCTGTTTCTTTAAGACTGGCATGGATGCTGATATACTCTGAGAGTCTATTTGCATTAGACCATGTTGGCTATGGAAAACTGTGAGAAACAAATGTCGCTAAACCAGACAACATTcgctttttttctgtgttctgcAAAGAGCCCCTGAGAGTGTTTTTCTGCTCAGGTTTTGTCAGAAGGCTTTCGACCACTTTAATCTTCTCTCACTGACAGTGGTTGGTGCTGAGGCCTATTGGAGAAAATAAGACTCTCTGAATCTGTTTTGGCTCTTGAATCTCTCTTTGTTCTAGATTAGTCGACTGTTGGGGTCGTCCTTCCAACAGTATTGCCTATTTTCTCCTCATGATAGAGTGAGAATCTTTTAGAAGATACGTTATTATCCTGTTCATCACAGAGGCAATCACTGTGTCCCGTATGCATCCTTTTATTTGCACTGTAGTTGATAAAATGACTGCAATCAGATGCTTGAGTTTTGTTTTCAACCCTAGAAATGGGTTTTCTGTCCTGAAACAGTGAAGTACTATAAATCATacaaacctggctgtgatgaCTTGGTTTGGCTTTTTCATTTGATCATGTCCTCCAAGATGTGTCGATTTTTCACTGTGAGAGGCATGTTGAATGTTGCCATTTCTCCACTACAGTGAGATGTGATGAGCCCTTCATGCTGAATTTATTTCCTCTGCCATTTGCCATTACTCTGCTGCCAGTTTCCCAAACATTTTGGCTACCACTGTAACCACTCACAgctttgtttttacattcagtttGAACACTGTCTGTTGGTATTTAACCCCTCATTTTCCTGTAATATTTTCTGCCATGTGCAAGTGGTTAGCTCAAGGGCCCAAATAAGGGAACACAATGTAGATGTATTACTTGTGTATGACACAACAAGACTGATTTAACCACATCTGTCAACTTATTTTAAAACttcaacatgtaagaattgaccgCCTGTCCAATTTATACTCCAAATACAGGGTGGAGTAACCACCAACTGCTGCGAACTGaagttagcttgttagcttgtctGCAAATTCTGTGGATGATTTTTGTTCACTATTGAAAGTTTTAAACTATACATTTCTTATAAACATGCATCAGTGTACCATTTAGCTTAACAGGGTTAGGGTCTAACATCAATTTTTTAACTGTTGGATAAACTAACAATGATGGTAGACCgctggagaagctaacatcAACGTTTGCCCATTGGAGAGgctaacattgatgttagctaCTTAGAGAAGCTAATATCAATGTCAGACCATTGGAGAAGCTAACAGATGTTAGCCCCTTAGAGAAGCTGAAATTTGATGTTAGCCCGTTGGAGAAGATAACAATTGTTACCCttttggagaagctaacactgcaTGACGAGAACCTGTTAGCTTTAGATTTCATGGGCCGTGAAGGGCTATCACGTGGTTTATCCTCGCCTCCTCTGAAATGATTAATACTTCTGACTCACCAAAGGTATAATTAAATTACCATATTTTCTTCTCCATTACAAGAAGTTACTGACAAGAAAACTGAGTATATCACAGTTGCTATTGATACAGGCAGTCTCATGTACATTCTAAACACAAATGCGGGCATAACAGGACGAGTGCAAATTAAGGAATAGAGTTTACAATTGTAGCTAGATAGAGAAGTAACGAGGTCTGAGATTGGATAGAACAGGGCTGTGGTTTTGGAATTGCTTCTGTGTTAGGACGACAGGATTTTGCATGAGTAAAGAAAGGGCGAGCAGTCAGGACATTTTTCTGTAATGAGGCCACAGGTTCTCAGTTGGTATTTTGAGTTGGATCCATGTTGGAATTCTGTTCAGATAATTGATATGTAAAACATCTTCATAGCTCATTGCTGTGGTGTGAATAAGAGCCGGCAATATTGCGATGAGCTTCAGTCACACCTGGATATTAGACTGACTGATTGTGCCCGGATGTgacctctctctgctgcttatTTCTTTCTGTCCTGCCTGCTCATAAAATGGTGTCAAGGGAAATTACAGAATCATAAGATCAAAGTATGCAACATAGAGACTGAGACCGAAATTGGGAAATGGCAGAGCTCTTCACGGTCACCCGTTCTGATTGAATTTGAACATTTGATGCAAGGAATTTTGTGATTTGTCACTTCCTGCTGTGTGcgcatttttctgtttctgcatgcgtgtgtgtgtgtgtgtgtgtatgtatgcacaTATAGGTGCGTTAAGTCCAGCACGAAAATTTAAAAGcgacacacataaacacaccaacatcaaacaaactgcacatgttttattcagctGTGATGTGACAGATACGCATGGGACGATGTGGAAAATTTCCCATGACAGTGCTGGAAATACAAAAGGCCACATTGATCCAAGCTCTTTGTATGTCATTAAGCGCAGTCATTTCCTGAGGGGCTTGGATTACTGGAgtactttattctttatttactGATATGGTACATACAATGATAGATACATAATGAGCTTTAAGAGGTTTCAGTGTATGATCTACTGGCTGATGTCCAGCATATGCTCACGACTGGCTGAATTGCAAAAGAAGATACATAGTATTTATTGCTGAAATAATAAGCCTGGACCAAAGGTGAGTCCTCCATAAAGGTAATTTTCAAAGCCAATAAAAAACGGAGCTGTGAATGACCGCTGGCATTTTTGCACGCCACTTTGTCTCTTTTCACAGGAGACCAAGTCAATGAAACACATTATTCATGGAGCACTCGCGTAATTTGCTGGTCACATCACCTTCTGGAAGCGGCTGTTATTACTTTCATGGTATGAGGGGTCAGCCATTGATTACTTCTGACACATCAAGACAGTTTCTTTTGAATGTTACTATTAGCTACAGCGTCTATTGACAGCGCCGGCTCGTGATGTAGGTGAAGCACAAATAGTCTTTTCTCCCTGGACTGACGTGAGAGTAGCTTCAGGTTTTCAGGTTTGTTCTGAGGAAGCAGCAGATCCTCAGCAAATGATGGACTTCCTTATAGAAGTTCTAATGAATGAGAGATATACAAGGTGCAGACACACTTATAAAGGGACTTAAAGCTGTTGCACTgttttattaataattaatcAAATGGCTATGTGTGATGTCATTTGTATTAAGAAACAGATATATCTAAGGTTATCTATCATGACCTTTTATTGTCATGGTGTACATCATAGACATATCGACATAGATGCCTCATTGAGTGGGTTGGCTCGCTGCTGTGATACGTCGACGTCGCCACCATATTGGAGGTGGCAACTCAGCCCCGGAACTAATGCAAGTCaactaaacatgtcacatttacatacatGTCAGGATcgggttattatagacacagatttaatatttaactgtcatttatcatcacagtaacagcgttacatacattggcagctgtaaacactcataaaaacattctaaaaatacatcctgtagtttggtgtcgacctgtatactaaACATATACGGAGTAGTTAACTTTTATAATGATCAGAGAACGTTatagacgttgtttttggttcctatctgtttcctgaatatattcgtatgtgtgtgaatgtgtaaatgagaggcattaaagtga from Sparus aurata chromosome 7, fSpaAur1.1, whole genome shotgun sequence carries:
- the tac3a gene encoding tachykinin-3a, coding for MRTHLMLVTLFLIMKLRYSQSRCEEPGSRRSASDLQQSTGLDTLKRTILKRYSDLDYDSFVGLMGRRNADADPVQPPQKREMNDIFVGLMGRRDSEPDNGPWRREYPERRGIFFNKCRLRFLQGL